From a single Vitis vinifera cultivar Pinot Noir 40024 chromosome 18, ASM3070453v1 genomic region:
- the LOC100260740 gene encoding DIS3-like exonuclease 2 — MRGVVEQSVVERCEDGDKEKKKRRRPRRSKQNASASATCSSANEMRGEVSECLANGSISNYDTTSMSYSSSKQGGLETDPLDNHGLHKASDVAFTSLPTMHLNEQALHAEVGSMNNQHIFPSDPSGGMCSKSCPVPIDCEQSIQSFTNKNVLSPYQDEGCAQRKYFTPHWSTEVVNEALEKGNVFRASFRVNAYNRLEAYCTIEGVKTDVLISGLASQNRAVEGDIVAVKVDPFSLWSRMKGSTVFPNNAGLTEDHNLLSDVTFVGDSWKGKGKVDVNCDFGHERNHFLLHDKGFPYEDNAFSAENISQEPMGHNHVNGHHPPVFGPSHVSCFGERSNMDSLEKICAAINSFPSKRPTGSVVAIIERSPRRVAVVGFLSVKQWLSSRVLHRKGTKMNKTYLSLSDSEYIQLTPTDPKFPKMVVPVKGLSDCIKKRLEDGDASMEMELVAAQISDWGEESSLPLAHVMHIFGRGGEIEPRIAAILFENAIRPSEFSPESLSCLPHIPWKVPQEEIERRRDLRNLCIFTIDPSTATDLDDALSVEKLSGGNFRVGVHIADASYFVLPDGVLDREAQSRSTSVYLLQHKLPMLPPLLSENLGSLIPGVDRLAFSIFWDINLAGDVVDRWIGRTVIQSCCKLSYEHAQGIIDGMFDVEGSKILGNDCPQLHGHFKLPEVIRSIKYLYAISKTLRANRFNDGALLLDGAKVILLFDEHGVPYDSTFSVRKDSNSLVEEFMLLANKTAAEIISRAFPDNALLRRHPEPNLRKLREFEAFCSKHGLELDTSSSGQFNHSLEQIREKLKNDSVLFDILLSYASRPMQLATYFCSGDLKDNKNEWSHYALAVPLYTHFTSPLRRYPDIIVHRTLAAAIEAEELYLKHGAKIQKVKNGEEMRRCFTGIHFDKNAAESVEGQKALSVAASKHRLPCTEILADVVAYCNERKLASRHAKDGCERLYMWVLLKKKEVLLSEARVLGLGPRFMSIYIHKLGIERRIYYDEVEGLTVEWLDATSTLVVNLSTNKCSRWRGNQGKYRQLEDVAWVIRPCNLKQEVDAFGDTVNEWGATTVGRDASVASLRPRCMSESGVPDANEIDPLFFPLTVRTLSTIPVVLHAVGGDDGPLDIGARLYMNSYYG, encoded by the exons ATGAGAGGAGTGGTTGAGCAATCTGTTGTTGAGAGGTGTGAAGACGGggataaggagaagaagaaaaggcgTCGACCTCGGCGCTCTAAACAGAACGCTTCTGCTTCAG cAACATGTAGTTCAGCAAATGAAATGCGTGGGGAAGTATCAGAATGCTTGGCAAATGGTAGCATATCAAATTATGATACCACATCAATGAGTTATTCCTCATCAAAGCAGGGTGGGTTGGAGACTGATCCTTTAGACAACCATGGCTTGCACAAAGCATCTGATGTCGCTTTCACTTCTCTGCCAACAATGCATTTGAATGAACAAGCACTCCACGCGGAGGTTGGAAGCATGAACAATCAGCATATATTTCCTTCTGATCCTAGTGGAGGAATGTGTTCTAAATCTTGTCCTGTGCCCATCGATTGTGAACAGTCAATTCAGTCATTTACAAACAAAAATGTCCTTTCTCCCTATCAGGATGAGGGTTGTGCTCAGAGAAAATATTTTACTCCACACTGGTCTACTGAGGTTGTTAACGAGGCTTTAGAG AAAGGCAATGTCTTCAGAGCATCGTTTCGTGTGAATGCATACAATAGACTCGAG GCCTACTGCACAATAGAGGGAGTGAAAACAGATGTTCTCATTAGTGGACTTGCTTCTCAGAATAGAGCT GTAGAAGGAGACATTGTAGCAGTTAAAGTTGATCCTTTCTCATTATGGAGCCGGATGAAAGGGTCAACTGTGTTTCCTAACAATGCTGGTCTAACAGAAGATCATAACTTGCTTTCTGATGTTACTTTTGTTGGTGATAGCTGGAAAGGAAAAGGCAAGGTAGATGTGAATTGTGATTTTGGCCATGAAAGAAATCACTTCCTTCTTCATGACAAGGGGTTTCCCTACGAAGATAATGCTTTTTCAGCGGAGAATATTTCCCAAGAACCAATGGGCCATAATCATGTTAATGGACATCACCCCCCTGTCTTTGGTCCTTCACATGTAAGTTGTTTTGGTGAGCGAAGCAACATGGACTCATTGGAGAAGATTTGTGCTGCAATTAATTCATTCCCATCAAAACGACCAACTGGCAGTGTTGTAGCCATCATTGAGAGGTCTCCTCGTCGGGTTGCTGTTGTTGGTTTTCTTAGTGTTAAGCAGTGGCTTTCTAGCCGTGTACTTCACAGAAAGGGCACTAAAATGAACAAAACTTATTTGTCACTGTCTGATAGTGAGTACATCCAGTTGACACCAACTGACCCTAAATTTCCAAAGATGGTGGTACCTGTGAAAGGCTTGTCTGACTGCATCAAGAAACGATTGGAAGATGGTGATGCATCAATGGAAATGGAGCTTGTAGCCGCACAAATCAGTGATTGGGGGGAGGAAAGTTCTCTTCCCCTAGCTCATGTCATGCATATTTTTGGGCGAGGTGGGGAAATAGAACCAAGAATTGCTGCAATTTTATTCGAAAATGCAATTCGTCCTTCTGAATTTTCCCCTGAATCTCTTTCCTGCCTTCCACATATTCCTTGGAAGGTGCCACAGGAGGAAATTGAGAGAAGAAGAGATCTTAGAAATTTGTGCATATTTACTATTGATCCTTCTACTGCCACTGATCTTGATGATGCTCTATCAGTTGAAAAGTTATCTGGTGGCAATTTCAGAGTGGgggtccatattgctgatgcaTCATATTTTGTTCTACCCGACGGAGTCTTAGACAGAGAAGCACAATCTCGATCTACAAGTGTCTATTTGCTGCAGCATAAGTTGCCAATGTTGCCACCATTGCTTTCTGAGAATTTGGGTTCACTTATTCCTGGAGTGGATAGACTTGCCTTTTCCATTTTCTGGGATATTAATCTTGCTGGGGATGTTGTAGATCGTTGGATTGGCCGTACTGTGATACAATCTTGTTGCAAGCTTTCATATGAACATGCACAGGGCATTATTGATGGAATGTTTGATGTGGAGGGTTCTAAAATTCTGGGAAATGACTGTCCCCAATTGCATGGCCATTTTAAATTGCCTGAAGTGATAAGATCTATTAAATATCTTTATGCAATTTCCAAAACTTTGAGGGCCAACAGGTTTAATGATGGCGCGCTATTGCTGGATGGCGCCAAAGTTATTCTCTTGTTTGATGAACATGGAGTTCCATATGACAGCACATTTTCTGTACGGAAGGACTCCAATTCTCTTGTTGAGGAGTTTATGCTTTTGGCCAACAAGACAGCTGCAGAAATCATATCTAGAGCTTTTCCTGATAATGCATTATTGAGAAGGCACCCTGAGCCTAATTTGCGAAAGCTTAGGGAGTTTGAAGCATTTTGTAGTAAGCATGGTTTAGAATTGGACACCTCTTCTTCTGGTCAGTTCAATCATTCGCTGGAGCAAATTAGGGAAAAGCTCAAAAATGACTCTGTGTTGTTTGATATTCTCCTTTCATATGCTTCGAGGCCAATGCAATTGGCAACATACTTTTGCAGTGGTGACttaaaagacaacaaaaacgaGTGGTCTCATTATGCCCTGGCTGTTCCTCTTTACACCCATTTTACATCCCCACTGCGTCGATATCCTGATATCATAGTACATCGGACATTGGCTGCAGCTATAGAAGCTGAGGAATTATATCTGAAGCATGGGGCAAAAATACAAAAGGTGAAGAATGGGGAGGAAATGAGAAGATGTTTCACTGGTATTCACTTTGATAAGAATGCTGCAGAATCTGTAGAAGGTCAGAAGGCACTATCAGTTGCAGCATCAAAGCACCGGCTTCCATGCACAGAAATACTTGCAGATGTTGTTGCTTATTGCAATGAGAGAAAGCTGGCTAGTAGGCATGCTAAGGATGGCTGTGAGAGACTCTATATGTGGGTTCTGCTGAAGAAGAAAgag GTTTTATTGTCGGAAGCTAGAGTTTTGGGTCTGGGTCCAAGATTCATGTCCATTTATATTCATAAGCTTGGT ATTGAGCGACGCATTTACTATGATGAAGTCGAAGGCTTGACAGTAGAATGGCTTGATGCTACATCCACATTGGTAGTCAATTTATCCACAAATAAATGTTCTCGTTGGAGGGGGAATCAAGGTAAGTACAGGCAACTTGAAGATGTTGCATGGGTTATTCGTCCATGCAACTTGAAGCAGGAGGTGGATGCGTTTGGAGACACTGTTAATGAGTGGGGTGCAACAACAGTGGGAAGAGATGCTAGTGTTGCATCCTTGCGCCCAAGGTGCATGTCTGAATCTGGTGTTCCAGATGCTAATGAAATTGACCCTTTATTTTTTCCTCTCACAGTTCGCACCCTTTCAACAATTCCAGTAGTTCTTCATGCTGTTGGCGGTGATGATGGACCTCTTGATATAGGGGCAAGGCTGTACATGAACTCATATTATGGTTGA
- the LOC100855011 gene encoding uncharacterized protein LOC100855011 isoform X2 codes for MAGMGWYGPLIDLSRASSHVGDYVQLLVFVHKSTPIQYKLPKGGAVIRTDIQVGDDTRPFFSVSLWQKQMGLMVISGNVILLQNVRITRFGDFVEARTIQCSSLLCLIHPYESIISKGVDDLIRDFQFGISMKEKLRRVIEWVQQAGSSLHDMHLHGYQKRPLLKNWKSHEERISRDCFSLSEVSHLTSSCKVTFYASVGEIFLPFTWRTLDESEKERMFISQRLSKARDNNLVADLICNGCQLCGSPLDMESGSTFEQTTIPLYCKRSSNHLHVVSLIYRPFMLYVWDETGCILLLVKNKTAEVLFGNITAEKVYLCYMQKHGGNPAPKNVQKYNHSDAGAATHLKASGKRVADSPYADKSMEPKKRQQCEQNPDFYLIWLILLKMLLQRGKNSPLKFEATVDVELDRENGRFEMESVSIPCFRAEVSSVL; via the exons ATGGCGGGAATGGGTTGGTACGGACCTTTAATCGATCTGTCGAGAGCCTCTTCTCACGTTGGCGATTACGTTCAACTCCTCGTTTTTGTTCATAAATCCACTCCCATTCAG TATAAACTGCCAAAAGGTGGAGCTGTAATTAGGACAGACATTCAGGTTGGTGATGATACCCGGCCATTTTTCTCTGTATCCCTATGGCAAAAGCAGATGGGATTGATGGTAATTTCTGGAAATGTCATTTTGTTACAGA ATGTCAGGATTACAAGATTTGGAGATTTTGTCGAGGCTCGAACCATCCAATGCTCATCTTTACTATGTTTAATCCATCCTTACGAATCAATTATCTCAAAGG GTGTGGATGACTTGATTAGGGATTTTCAATTCGGGATATCAATGAAGGAAAAGCTTAGGAGGGTAATAGAATGGGTACAACAAGCTGGGTCTAGTCTTCATGATATGCATTTGCACGGCTATCAA AAGAGGCCACTATTAAAAAACTGGAAATCGCATGAAGAGAGAATATCTCGGGACTGTTTCTCACTTTCAGAAGTGTCACATCTGACAAGTTCATGTAAGGTAACCTTTTATGCAAGTGTAGGTGAAATTTTTCTGCCATTTACCTGGAGAACTCTAGATGAATCTGAGAAGGAAAGGATGTTCATCAGCCAGAGGCTGTCTAAAGCTCGAGACAACAATTTAGTAGCAGATCTCATTTGTAATGGCTGCCAGCTATGTGGTTCCCCTTTGGATATGGAGAGTGG GTCCACGTTTGAACAAACCACCATTCCACTCTATTGCAAGAGAAGTTCTAACCATCTTCATGTAGTGAGCTTGATATATCGACCCTTTATG TTATATGTTTGGGATGAAACCGGATGCATCTTGCTTCTTGTCAAGAACAAGACCGCAGAAGTCTTGTTTGGAAACATAACAGCTGAGAAAGTCTACTTATGCTATATGCAAAAGCATGGAGGAAACCCCGCTCCTAAAAATGTACAAAAGTACAATCATTCTGATGCAGGAGCTGCCACTCACCTGAAAGCTTCCGGGAAAAGAGTTGCAGATTCTCCGTATGCAGATAAGAGCATGGAACCAAAGAAAAGACAGCAGTGTGAACAAAACCCAGATTTCTATCTGATTTGGTTGATTCTGCTGAAAATGTTACTGCAGCGAGGAAAAAACAGTCCTTTGAAATTTGAAGCAACCGTGGATGTTGAGCTAGATAGGGAAAATGGGAGGTTTGAAATGGAATCTGTATCAATCCCATGCTTCAGAGCCGAAGTGTCCTCAGT GTTATGA
- the LOC100855011 gene encoding uncharacterized protein LOC100855011 isoform X1 produces the protein MAGMGWYGPLIDLSRASSHVGDYVQLLVFVHKSTPIQYKLPKGGAVIRTDIQVGDDTRPFFSVSLWQKQMGLMVISGNVILLQNVRITRFGDFVEARTIQCSSLLCLIHPYESIISKGVDDLIRDFQFGISMKEKLRRVIEWVQQAGSSLHDMHLHGYQQKRPLLKNWKSHEERISRDCFSLSEVSHLTSSCKVTFYASVGEIFLPFTWRTLDESEKERMFISQRLSKARDNNLVADLICNGCQLCGSPLDMESGSTFEQTTIPLYCKRSSNHLHVVSLIYRPFMLYVWDETGCILLLVKNKTAEVLFGNITAEKVYLCYMQKHGGNPAPKNVQKYNHSDAGAATHLKASGKRVADSPYADKSMEPKKRQQCEQNPDFYLIWLILLKMLLQRGKNSPLKFEATVDVELDRENGRFEMESVSIPCFRAEVSSVL, from the exons ATGGCGGGAATGGGTTGGTACGGACCTTTAATCGATCTGTCGAGAGCCTCTTCTCACGTTGGCGATTACGTTCAACTCCTCGTTTTTGTTCATAAATCCACTCCCATTCAG TATAAACTGCCAAAAGGTGGAGCTGTAATTAGGACAGACATTCAGGTTGGTGATGATACCCGGCCATTTTTCTCTGTATCCCTATGGCAAAAGCAGATGGGATTGATGGTAATTTCTGGAAATGTCATTTTGTTACAGA ATGTCAGGATTACAAGATTTGGAGATTTTGTCGAGGCTCGAACCATCCAATGCTCATCTTTACTATGTTTAATCCATCCTTACGAATCAATTATCTCAAAGG GTGTGGATGACTTGATTAGGGATTTTCAATTCGGGATATCAATGAAGGAAAAGCTTAGGAGGGTAATAGAATGGGTACAACAAGCTGGGTCTAGTCTTCATGATATGCATTTGCACGGCTATCAA CAGAAGAGGCCACTATTAAAAAACTGGAAATCGCATGAAGAGAGAATATCTCGGGACTGTTTCTCACTTTCAGAAGTGTCACATCTGACAAGTTCATGTAAGGTAACCTTTTATGCAAGTGTAGGTGAAATTTTTCTGCCATTTACCTGGAGAACTCTAGATGAATCTGAGAAGGAAAGGATGTTCATCAGCCAGAGGCTGTCTAAAGCTCGAGACAACAATTTAGTAGCAGATCTCATTTGTAATGGCTGCCAGCTATGTGGTTCCCCTTTGGATATGGAGAGTGG GTCCACGTTTGAACAAACCACCATTCCACTCTATTGCAAGAGAAGTTCTAACCATCTTCATGTAGTGAGCTTGATATATCGACCCTTTATG TTATATGTTTGGGATGAAACCGGATGCATCTTGCTTCTTGTCAAGAACAAGACCGCAGAAGTCTTGTTTGGAAACATAACAGCTGAGAAAGTCTACTTATGCTATATGCAAAAGCATGGAGGAAACCCCGCTCCTAAAAATGTACAAAAGTACAATCATTCTGATGCAGGAGCTGCCACTCACCTGAAAGCTTCCGGGAAAAGAGTTGCAGATTCTCCGTATGCAGATAAGAGCATGGAACCAAAGAAAAGACAGCAGTGTGAACAAAACCCAGATTTCTATCTGATTTGGTTGATTCTGCTGAAAATGTTACTGCAGCGAGGAAAAAACAGTCCTTTGAAATTTGAAGCAACCGTGGATGTTGAGCTAGATAGGGAAAATGGGAGGTTTGAAATGGAATCTGTATCAATCCCATGCTTCAGAGCCGAAGTGTCCTCAGT GTTATGA
- the LOC100855011 gene encoding uncharacterized protein LOC100855011 isoform X3, translating to MAGMGWYGPLIDLSRASSHVGDYVQLLVFVHKSTPIQYKLPKGGAVIRTDIQVGDDTRPFFSVSLWQKQMGLMVISGNVILLQNVRITRFGDFVEARTIQCSSLLCLIHPYESIISKGEIFLPFTWRTLDESEKERMFISQRLSKARDNNLVADLICNGCQLCGSPLDMESGSTFEQTTIPLYCKRSSNHLHVVSLIYRPFMLYVWDETGCILLLVKNKTAEVLFGNITAEKVYLCYMQKHGGNPAPKNVQKYNHSDAGAATHLKASGKRVADSPYADKSMEPKKRQQCEQNPDFYLIWLILLKMLLQRGKNSPLKFEATVDVELDRENGRFEMESVSIPCFRAEVSSVL from the exons ATGGCGGGAATGGGTTGGTACGGACCTTTAATCGATCTGTCGAGAGCCTCTTCTCACGTTGGCGATTACGTTCAACTCCTCGTTTTTGTTCATAAATCCACTCCCATTCAG TATAAACTGCCAAAAGGTGGAGCTGTAATTAGGACAGACATTCAGGTTGGTGATGATACCCGGCCATTTTTCTCTGTATCCCTATGGCAAAAGCAGATGGGATTGATGGTAATTTCTGGAAATGTCATTTTGTTACAGA ATGTCAGGATTACAAGATTTGGAGATTTTGTCGAGGCTCGAACCATCCAATGCTCATCTTTACTATGTTTAATCCATCCTTACGAATCAATTATCTCAAAGG GTGAAATTTTTCTGCCATTTACCTGGAGAACTCTAGATGAATCTGAGAAGGAAAGGATGTTCATCAGCCAGAGGCTGTCTAAAGCTCGAGACAACAATTTAGTAGCAGATCTCATTTGTAATGGCTGCCAGCTATGTGGTTCCCCTTTGGATATGGAGAGTGG GTCCACGTTTGAACAAACCACCATTCCACTCTATTGCAAGAGAAGTTCTAACCATCTTCATGTAGTGAGCTTGATATATCGACCCTTTATG TTATATGTTTGGGATGAAACCGGATGCATCTTGCTTCTTGTCAAGAACAAGACCGCAGAAGTCTTGTTTGGAAACATAACAGCTGAGAAAGTCTACTTATGCTATATGCAAAAGCATGGAGGAAACCCCGCTCCTAAAAATGTACAAAAGTACAATCATTCTGATGCAGGAGCTGCCACTCACCTGAAAGCTTCCGGGAAAAGAGTTGCAGATTCTCCGTATGCAGATAAGAGCATGGAACCAAAGAAAAGACAGCAGTGTGAACAAAACCCAGATTTCTATCTGATTTGGTTGATTCTGCTGAAAATGTTACTGCAGCGAGGAAAAAACAGTCCTTTGAAATTTGAAGCAACCGTGGATGTTGAGCTAGATAGGGAAAATGGGAGGTTTGAAATGGAATCTGTATCAATCCCATGCTTCAGAGCCGAAGTGTCCTCAGT GTTATGA